From the genome of Candidozyma auris chromosome 2, complete sequence, one region includes:
- the LSP1 gene encoding lipid-binding protein PIL1: protein MATANLLLKIPESSNCCSITGSSSSSTTKSRFFGKGSLSHSFRKQTAGAWGPELSRKLAQLVKMEKNLMRSIEITSNERKETAKQLSLWGESNDDDISDITDKLGVLIYEIGELEDQFIDRYDQYRITLKSIRDIEGSVQPSRDRKQKITDQIAYLKYKDPQSPKINVLEQELVRAEAESLVAEAQLSNITREKLKTAFNYQFDSTREHAEKIALIAGYGKALLELLDESPVTPGETRPAYDGYEASKQIIIDCENALANWTFDTAVVKPTLSFAAHEEDYDADELAEETENLKVTEDEWRKEGEQAQLA, encoded by the exons ATGGCCACCGCG AACCTACTCCTTAAGATCCCTGAGAGCTCCAACTGCTGCTCAATTACaggctcctcctcctcctccaccaccaagtCGAGGTTCTTTGGCAAGGGCTCGCTTTCCCACTCTTTCAGAAAGCAGACCGCCGGTGCCTGGGGCCCTGAGTTGTCTAGAAAATTGGCTCAGTTGGtcaagatggagaagaacttgatgagatcCATCGAAATCACCTCCAACGAGAGAAAGGAGACGGCCAAGCAATTGTCGCTTTGGGGTGAGTCCAACGATGACGACATCTCTGACATCACCGACAAGTTGGGTGTGTTAATCTATGAGATTGGTGAGTTGGAGGACCAGTTCATCGACAGATACGACCAGTACAGAATCACCTTGAAGTCCATCAGAGACATCGAGGGTTCCGTGCAGCCATCCAGGGACAGAAAGCAGAAGATCACCGACCAGATCGCCTACTTGAAATACAAGGACCCCCAGTCTCCTAAGATCAACGTTTTGGAGCAGGAATTGGTGAGAGCAGAGGCCGAGTCTCTTGTTGCTGAGGCCCAGTTGTCCAACATCACCAgagaaaagttgaagactGCCTTCAACTACCAGTTCGACTCCACCAGAGAGCATGCTGAGAAGATTGCCTTGATTGCTGGCTACGGTAAGGCTCTCTTGGAATTGTTGGACGAGTCCCCAGTCACTCCAGGTGAGACGAGACCTGCCTACGACGGCTACGAGGCCTCCAAGCAGATCATCATTGACTGTGAGAACGCCTTGGCCAACTGGACTTTCGACACCGCCGTGGTCAAGCCCACTTTGTCTTTCGCTGCTCATGAGGAGGACTACGACGCTGACGAATTGGCCGAGGAGACCGAAAACTTGAAGGTTACAGAGGACGAATGGCGCAAGGAGGGCGAACAGGCCCAGCTTGCCTAA
- a CDS encoding ethanol metabolism protein → MSFFRTYNNLLKIHPYKTNMVSTGLFFGAGDCLAQLIFPHHIDDDVNKPTTFHIDRTVRAMIYGSFIFAPLSVKWHRLTLPYIKSPFLSTARRARITHTHTDIHDNLFRLTLDALLMPGLVWIPLYNTAMSALALHSDPLSVAADKLRNNWWNVLRASWTVWTPLQLVNLFFVPVHLRIVLANVWSIGWNCFLSFVHNTKGHGKGSGKLMEELVDIETADEEQTMVYA, encoded by the coding sequence ATGTCCTTCTTTCGTACCTACAACAACCTCCTCAAGATACACCCGTACAAGACCAATATGGTCTCAACGGGCTTATTCTTCGGGGCAGGCGACTGTTTGGCCCAGCTTATATTTCCTCACCACATTGACGACGATGTCAACAAACCCACGACCTTCCACATCGACAGAACAGTGAGAGCCATGATCTACGGGTCCTTTATATTTGCGCCACTAAGCGTCAAGTGGCACCGTTTGACCCTCCCTTACATCAAGAGCCCTTTTCTTCTGACTGCGAGAAGAGCTCGCATAACTCACACTCATACAGATATCCACGACAACTTGTTCAGACTAACACTTGATGCTCTCTTGATGCCTGGGCTCGTGTGGATTCCCCTTTACAACACAGCCATGTCGGCGTTGGCTTTGCACAGTGATCCGCTTCTGGTGGCCGCAGACAAGCTTCGAAACAACTGGTGGAACGTGCTCAGAGCAAGCTGGACGGTGTGGACGCCGCTTCAGCTTGTCAACTTGTTCTTTGTACCGGTGCATCTTCGTATTGTGCTAGCCAATGTGTGGTCGATTGGGTGGAactgcttcttgagctttgtACACAACACTAAGGGCCACGGGAAGGGTAGTGGCAAATTGATGGAGGAGCTTGTAGATATCGAGACGGCCGATGAGGAGCAGACCATGGTGTATGCATAA
- a CDS encoding ethanol metabolism protein, which translates to MLTQRPYATNALTTAFLFGTGDFLAQKVSASPQYDYPRTARAVFYGGVIFAPLGDQWYKFLARIVVGRTNVAQTAARVAVDQGVFAPFIGIPLYYSAISALEGKNWEQTRTKLEKNWWPTLYTNWSVWPVFQAVNFAFVPVSYRLMAVNVVSIGWNCYMSMKNAGEDPTKVRKDL; encoded by the coding sequence ATGTTGACCCAGCGACCTTACGCCACCAACGCCCTCACCACGGCCTTTCTCTTCGGCACTGGTGACTTCTTGGCCCAGAAAGTCAGCGCTTCCCCCCAGTACGACTACCCCAGAACCGCCAGAGCTGTATTCTACGGCGGCGTGATTTTTGCTCCCCTAGGGGACCAATGGTATAAGTTCTTGGCCAGGATTGTGGTTGGTCGTACTAATGTAGCACAGACAGCTGCTCGAGTAGCGGTGGACCAGGGAGTGTTTGCGCCCTTCATAGGTATTCCGCTCTACTACCTGGCGATCAGCGCTTTGGAGGGGAAGAATTGGGAGCAGACAAGGACCAAGTTAGAAAAGAACTGGTGGCCCACACTATACACGAATTGGAGTGTCTGGCCAGTCTTTCAGGCGGTGAATTTCGCCTTTGTGCCTGTAAGCTATCGTTTGATGGCGGTCAATGTGGTGAGTATTGGGTGGAACTGCTACATGCTGATGAAGAATGCGGGAGAGGACCCCACTAAAGTAAGAAAGGACCTATAA
- the RTS1 gene encoding protein phosphatase 2A regulatory subunit RTS1, with protein MMKGFKNRLTRSKNQSSRKNDKKDKDKSDASSSSASFKDNLSRKSSSSSLSGTTSNTNNHRSNSSSSSINSAGSASPKKEALPVSDAASGTKSPSEQPGANKVNPAAVEQFGATGTTSGSANAAGSFASASSPAGHHAYHADSSSPIAGNSAYGGSVAGIPHDNRLASHSHQSSHPGALNPNISSPNRESFDIDLIVTPKRHSSSRFEPTTSDRREIVKLPNFDEVAPEEQISLFIQKVDQCNIIFDFSDPTHDIRGKEIKRITLQELIQFIVSNRFNYTDEMYKHVIDMFKKNLFRPIPPPVNPVGEIYDPDEDEPVSELAWPHMQSVYEFFLRFVESADFHHQVAKQYIDHDFILRILELFDSEDPRERDCLKTTLHRIYGKFLSLRSFIRKSINNVFLQFVYETERFNGIGELLEILGSIINGFALPLKEEHKIFLIKVLMPLHKVKSLSLYHPQLAYCIVQFLEKDPTLTEDVIMGLLKYWPKINSPKEVMFLNEIEDIFEVMEANEFVKIQIPLFAQLSKCISSSHFQVSEKVLCFWQNDYFLTLVSENAEVVLPIIFSALYELCNATQPGSANGQLQQKLLENPNALTDANGNLVDNGLMLNDSYENNGHGHPREGGNLEESQMINDMTDEEYYDSFSTPQQNMEMEEYGGIPPHNSATSNWNKSIYQLAFSALKVFMDHNPILYDHCTMLYHQSLEESKAREESRKEGWRRIEEYVKMCKQNGQLPGQGKDSQVNAR; from the exons ATGATGAAGGGATTCAAAAACCGTCTCACGAGGAGCAAGAACCAGTCGTCGAGAAAaaacgacaagaaggacaaggaCAAGTCGGAcgcttcctcttcctcagccTCATTCAAGGACAACCTCTCTCGCAAGTCGCTGCTGTCGTCATTATCGGGAACGACGTCCAATACAAATAACCACAGGTCAAACAGctcgtcttcttcgatcAACTCTGCGGGCTCTGCTAGCcccaagaaggaggcaCTACCCGTGCTGGACGCTGCGAGCGGGACAAAGTCTCCTCTGGAGCAGCCGGGAGCCAATAAAGTGAATCCGGCTGCTGTCGAGCAATTTGGCGCTACGGGGACCACTAGTGGCTCTGCTAATGCTGCTGGTTCGTTCGCTTCTGCCAGCTCTCCTGCTGGC CACCACGCCTATCACGCCGACTCAAGCTCTCCCATCGCGGGCAACTCCGCTTATGGTGGCCTGGTTGCTGGAATCCCTCATGATAACAGGTTGGCGAGCCACTCGCACCAGCTGTCTCATCCCGGTGCTTTAAATCCCAACATCTCCTCTCCAAACAGGGAGTCCTTCGACATAGACCTCATTGTCACGCCAAAGAGACACAGCTCTTCCCGTTTTGAGCCCACCACAAGCGACCGCCGCGAGATCGTCAAGCTCCCTAACTTCGACGAGGTAGCTCCAGAAGAGCAAATCTCTTTATTCATCCAGAAAGTTGACCAGTGCAACATCATTTTTGATTTTAGTGACCCTACTCATGACATCAGAGGCAAGGAAATTAAGCGCATCACTTTGCAAGAGCTTATCCAGTTCATTGTCAGCAATCGTTTCAATTACACCGACGAAATGTACAAACACGTCATCGATATGTTTAAAAAGAATTTATTCAGACCTATCCCACCTCCAGTGAATCCAGTGGGCGAGATTTATGATCctgacgaagatgagcCTGTCAGTGAATTGGCATGGCCCCACATGCAACTGGTGTATGAGTTCTTCTTGCGTTTCGTTGAGAGCGCTGActtccatcatcaagtgGCTAAACAATACATTGATCACGATTTTATCTTGAGAATCTTGGAGTTGTTTGATAGTGAAGACCCCAGGGAGCGTGATTGCTTGAAGACTACCTTACATAGAATCTACGGTAAGTTTTTGAGCTTACGATCCTTCATCAGGAAGTCCATCAACAATGTGTTCTTGCAATTTGTTTACGAGACCGAGCGATTCAACGGTATCGGGGAACTCTTGGAGATATTGGGCTCAATCATCAACGGATTTGCTCTACccttgaaagaagagcacAAGATCTTTTTAATCAAGGTCTTAATGCCGTTGCATAAGGTCAAATCGTTGTCCTTGTATCACCCACAGTTGGCTTACTGTATTGTTCaattcttggagaaggatcCCACCCTCACTGAAGACGTCATTATGGGCTTACTCAAATACTGGCCTAAAATCAACTCTCCCAAGGAGGTCATGTTCCTCAATGAAATCGAGGATATCTTTGAGGTCATGGAGGCTAATGAATTTGTCAAGATACAAATCCCCCTTTTCGCTCAATTGCTGAAATGCATATCGTCATCCCACTTTCAGGTCAGTGAAAAGGTTCTATGTTTTTGGCAAAACGACTATTTTTTGACCCTCGTTTCTGAAAATGCAGAGGTTGTTCTTCCGATTATATTTTCAGCGTTGTACGAATTGTGCAACGCTACTCAACCAGGTAGTGCAAATggtcaacttcaacagaaacttcttgaaaacccCAATGCGCTCACTGATGCCAATGGTAACCTCGTTGACAATGGACTTATGCTTAATGACAGCTACGAGAACAATGGTCACGGCCATCCACGTGAAGGTGGGAATTTagaagaatctcaaatGATTAACGATATGACCGACGAAGAGTATTATGATTCATTCTCCACGCCGCAACAGAATATGGAAATGGAAGAGTATGGTGGAATTCCACCTCATAACCTGGCAACATCCAACTGGAATAAGAGTATTTATCAGCTTGCGTTCAGTGCGTTGAAGGTGTTCATGGACCACAACCCGATCTTGTACGATCATTGCACAATGTTGTATCACCAGtcacttgaagaactgAAGGCACGTGAGGAGTCAAGAAAGGAGggatggagaagaatcGAAGAGTACGTCAAGATGTGCAAGCAAAACGGCCAACTCCCTGGACAAGGAAAGGACTCGCAAGTGAATGCGCGTTAA
- the IMH3 gene encoding IMP dehydrogenase codes for MVLDFKNATAHLQTYSKKDGLDVKALIDSSNFGGLTYNDFLVLPGLINFPASEVKLESKLTKKITMKSPFLSSPMDTVTEENMAIHMALLGGIGIIHHNCSADEQAEMVRKVKKFENGFINDPVVISPNLTVREIRRLKETIGFSSFPVTENGKPGAKLLGIVTSRDVQFLDDDSVKASDVMTKDLVVGKKGITLTEGNNLLRTSKKGKLPIVDADGNLVSLISLTDLQKNQDYPDASKSFDSKQLLCGAAIGTIPADRERLDKLVEAGLDVVVLDSSNGSSIFQLDMLKWIKGKYPELQVIAGNVVTREQAALLIEAGADGLRIGMGSGSICITQEVMACGRPQGTAVYNVCEFAHQFGVPCIADGGIGNIGHITKALALGADCVMMGGLLAGTSETPGDYFYRDGKRLKTYRGMGSIDAMQQTDTNANASTSRYFSEADKVLVAQGVSGSVVDKGSITKFIPYLFNGLQHSLQDIGVRSVSELREKVHAGDVRFEFRTPSAQLEGGVHGLHSYEKKLHN; via the exons ATGGTTTTGGACTTCAAAAACGCAACCGCTCATTTGCAAACCTACTCTAAAAAAGACGGCTTGGATGTTAAGGCGTTGATTGACTCCTCCAACTTCGGTGGTTTGACTTACAATGACTTTTTGGTTTTGCCTGGTTTGATCAACTTCCCTGCCTCCGAGGTTAAGTTGGAATCTAAGTTGAccaagaaaatcaccatGAAGAGCCCCTTTTTGTCTTCTCCGATGGACACAGTTACCGAGGAGAACATGGCTATCCACATGGCTCTCTTGGGTGGCATTGGTATCATTCATCACAACTGTTCTGCCGATGAGCAGGCGGAAATGGTGAgaaaggtgaagaaatttGAGAACGGTTTCATCAACGATCCCGTCGTCATCTCTCCTAACCTCACCGTGCGTGAGATCAGAAGATTGAAAGAAACTATtggtttctcttctttcccaGTTACTG AAAACGGTAAGCCTGGCGCTAAGCTTTTGGGTATTGTCACTTCTCGTGACGTTCAgttccttgatgatgactcGGTTAAGGCCAGCGATGTTATGACCAAGGaccttgttgttggcaaGAAGGGCATCACTTTGACGGAGGGtaacaacttgttgagaacATCCAAGAAGGGCAAGTTGCCAATTGTTGACGCTGACGGCAATTTGGtttccttgatttctttgacTGACTTGCAGAAGAACCAAGACTACCCTGATGCttccaaatcttttgaCTCCAAGCAATTATTGTGTGGTGCCGCTATCGGTACCATCCCTGCTGACAGAGAGAGATTGGACAAGTTGGTCGAGGCTGGTTTGGATGTTGTCGTTTTGGATTCATCTAATGGTTCTTCCATCTTCCAGTTGGACATGCTCAAATGGATTAAGGGCAAGTACCCTGAATTGCAGGTCATCGCTGGTAACGTTGTCACCAGGGAGCAGGCTGCTTTATTGATTGAGGCTGGTGCTGATGGTTTGAGAATCGGTATGGGTTCCGGTTCCATTTGTATCACACAGGAGGTCATGGCTTGTGGTAGGCCACAGGGTACCGCTGTATACAACGTCTGTGAATTTGCTCACCAATTCGGTGTTCCTTGTATTGCTGACGGTGGTATTGGTAACATTGGTCACATCACCAAGGCGCTTGCTTTGGGTGCTGACTGTGTCATGATGGGCGGTTTGTTAGCTGGTACCTCTGAAACTCCTGGTGACTATTTCTACCGTGACGGTAAGAGATTGAAGACCTACAGAGGTATGGGTTCCATCGACGCTATGCAGCAGACTGATACTAACGCTAACGCTTCCACATCTCGTTACTTCTCTGAAGCTGACAAGGTGTTGGTTGCCCAGGGTGTCTCAGGTTCTGTTGTTGATAAGGGATCCATCACCAAGTTCATCCCTTACTTGTTCAACGGTTTGCAACACTCCTTGCAAGACATTGGTGTTCGCTCTGTGTCCGAGTTGAGAGAAAAGGTGCATGCTGGTGACGTGAGATTCGAGTTCAGAACACCTTCGGCACAATTGGAAGGAGGTGTCCATGGTTTGCACTCTTACGAAAAGAAATTGCACAACTAA
- the SCP1 gene encoding Scp1p — translation MSYYTRREPTAEDQNASTNLDQDLHLSRDGKYKKSEKELKDWIYKTLHVSSERRKEFDDHNQDLLDILKDGEFLCRLGDLALPGGPTKKYKNSRMPFVQMENISFFLQTCEHIGVPHEETFQTVDLFERNDPYQVIITLISFSRKANERNPEIEVIGPKFVKVKPQVPKKPLKLRA, via the coding sequence ATGAGTTACTACACCAGAAGGGAACCAACAGCCGAGGACCAGAATGCATCTACGAACCTAGATCAGGACTTACACTTATCTAGAGACGGAAAGTACAAGAAGTCCgagaaagaattgaaagatTGGATATACAAGACACTACACGTGCTGAGTgagagaaggaaagaatTTGACGATCACAATCAagaccttcttgacattctTAAAGATGGCGAGTTTCTATGTAGACTTGGAGATTTGGCGCTTCCAGGTGGTCCTACTAAGAAATACAAAAACCTGAGAATGCCATTTGTTCAGATGGAGAATATTCTGTTCTTTCTCCAGACATGCGAGCACATAGGAGTACCACACGAAGAAACCTTTCAAACGGTGGATTTGTTCGAGAGAAATGACCCTTACCAGGTTATCATTACACTTATTTCGTTTTCGAGGAAGGCCAATGAGAGAAACCCGGAGATTGAAGTTATCGGCCCGAAGTTTGTAAAAGTGAAACCCCAAGTGCCCAAGAAGCCGCTAAAGCTAAGGGCATAA
- the MAK16 gene encoding ribosome biosynthesis protein MAK16, whose product MSSDELIWDVINHTFCSFKIKTGKGQDFCRNEYNVTGLCERASCPLANARYATVKNVEGKLYLYMKTAERAHMPKNLWERVRLSKNFAKAIEQIDENLIYWNKFLINKCKQRLTRLTQVAMTERRLALREEERHYVGIKPKIKRREENRERKALAAAKIEKSIEKELLERLKSGAYGDKPLNVDEKVWKKVLGKVDEVEEEEEFDEDDDVVLESGDEDDGGEVEYVEDDGEDELVDMEDLERWLADGSGSDSESEDEEDQDEDDKTEATKNGDAKGKRPAPQDKAAKRRRPKVEIEYEQEDNLQTNIAV is encoded by the coding sequence ATGTCTTCAGATGAGCTCATTTGGGACGTGATCAATCACACATTTTGctctttcaagatcaagacAGGCAAAGGTCAGGACTTTTGCAGAAATGAATACAATGTCACCGGTTTATGTGAGCGAGCATCGTGTCCGTTGGCCAATGCTCGATACGCCACGGTGAAGAACGTCGAGGGCAAGTTGTACCTCTACATGAAGACAGCAGAAAGAGCCCACATGCCAAAGAACCTTTGGGAAAGGGTGAGGTTACTGAAGAATTTCGCCAAAGCCATCGAACAAATCGACGAGAATCTTATCTACTGGAACAAgtttttgatcaacaagtgCAAGCAGAGATTGACAAGGTTAACGCAGGTCGCTATGACGGAAAGGAGGTTGGCGTTgcgtgaagaagagagacaCTACGTGGGGATCAAGcccaaaatcaagagaagagaagagaatcGTGAGAGGAAAGCATTAGCCGCAGCCAAGATTGAAAAGAGCATTGAGAAGGAGTTATTGGAAAGATTGAAGAGTGGTGCATACGGAGACAAGCCATTAaatgttgatgaaaaagTGTGGAAGAAAGTgcttggaaaagttgacGAGgtagaggaggaggaggagtttgatgaggacgatgatgTGGTGTTGGAGAGCGGAGACGAAGACGACGGTGGAGAGGTTGAGTACGTTGAGGACGATGGGGAAGATGAGTTGGTTGATATGGAAGACTTGGAGAGGTGGCTTGCTGACGGCTCTGGTAGCGATTCCGAGTCtgaggacgaagaagaccaagACGAGGACGACAAAACGGAAGCCACAAAGAACGGTGACGCCAAAGGTAAGCGCCCAGCTCCACAAGACAAGGCagcaaagagaaggagacCCAAAGTGGAGATCGAATACGAGCAAGAAGACAACCTCCAGACAAACATTGCCGTATAA
- a CDS encoding RTA1 domain-containing protein — protein sequence MDFKSLSSRLQWTPSNGYPTSTTTIKSIATDHVSGLTHTLAEAVSSIATQTYFLDQRSLSQVIRGAQASLTAISAQQVLATATDNSVLAQATEALFHATWNLKELEDEENNYGYHLSRGGNIFFLVIFCIIFVYTTVMIVWSRYHWYNITFFCGFVLQVLGFLGRVLSFSDTANLDYYLLQFVSLTLSPAFIMAGIYFLFAQAVVLYGRTYSTFYLIIQGGGGGAASVATKQQRDPDPGTWTMFGGILFQVIAMSVFLIFWFEFLHRLHYKHASEIEVDHPLKKWTIMNNLRMLFHTRSAREYKETFLEPFYNPKFKEIRSRPLVPYLPLAITTAVVFVYIRCIYRVVELKQGFSGYLITHEAFLMTLDASMIAVTGLIFIPFHPVLVFGKHNVLRLATIRRNQDENRSLEEDANNGESLESEQKSFDLQNGHS from the exons ATGGATTTTAAAAGCCTCAGCTCCCGTCTACAATGGACCCCGTCCAACGGGTATCCAACCTCCACAACTACAATCAAGTCGATCGCCACAGATCATGTTCTGGGGTTGACCCACACGCTTGCAGAGGCAGTGTCGAGCATAGCTACGCAAACGTATTTTCTTGACCAGCGTTCGCTTTCGCAGGTGATCAGAGGGGCACAAGCTTCCTTGACGGCTATCAGTGCTCAGCAAGTGTTGGCAACTGCCACAGACAACCTGGTGCTAGCGCAGGCGACAGAGGCGCTCTTCCATGCGACGTGgaatttgaaggagttggaggatgaggagaacAACTATGGCTACCACCTTAGCCGTGGGGGTAATATCTTTTTCCTTGTCATATTTTGCATAATCTTCGTTTACACCACGGTCATGATAGTGTGGTCCAGGTACCACTGGTATAATatcactttcttttgcgggtttgttcttcaagtgcttGGTTTTTTGGGAAGAGTTCTATCCTTCAGCGACACCGCCAACCTCGACTACTACTTGTTGCAGTTTGTCTCATTGACGCTTTCGCCAGCGTTCATCATGGCAGGCATCTACTTCTTATTTGCACAAGCAGTTGTGTTATACGGTAGAACATATTCC ACTTTTTATCTCATCATCcaaggtggtggtggtggcgCTGCCTCCGTTGCAACAAAACAACAGAGAGACCCTGACCCAGGTACTTGGACCATGTTTGGGGGTATCTTATTCCAGGTGATTGCAATGTCGGtgtttttgatattttggtTTGAGTTTCTCCATCGATTGCATTATAAGCATGCCTCTGAGATCGAGGTGGACCACCCTTTGAAAAAATGGACAATCATGAATAATTTGAGAATGTTGTTTCACACTAGATCGGCTCGTGAGTACAAGGAAACTTTCTTGGAGCCATTTTACAACCCAAAGTTCAAAGAGATTCGGTCACGCCCTTTAGTTCCATATTTGCCGTTAGCTATCACAACTGCGGTGGTATTCGTATACATCAGATGTATCTACAGAGTCGTGGAGTTGAAGCAAGGTTTTAGTGGCTATCTCATAACTCACGAGGCGTTCCTCATGACTCTCGACGCTTCAATGATAGCTGTCACCGGCCTCATATTCATTCCTTTCCATCCAGTTCTTGTGTTTGGCAAGCACAACGTGCTTAGATTAGCCACTATCAGAAGAAATCAGGACGAAAACCGTCtgcttgaagaggatgCGAACAATGGTGAAAGTCTTGAGTCTGAACAGAAACTGTTTGATCTTCAGAATGGGCACAGTTAA
- the EFH1 gene encoding KilA-N domain-containing transcriptional regulator EFH1, with protein MGMPSEQPTQNEGLASPFQPGGYDMSAMMPEPYEDQYYHEQPLMKSKGSWLSEDRNFQLSTSMGKSSSSETTPVTPSYNYDSHSQCYYDSVSSFRLPNSSSSSVSSKANRKIIKPLVATVFWEEEDTICYQVKANGFVVSRKEKDNLVNGTKLLNVTGMSRGRRDGILKVEKGRKVIRNGSMNLKGVWIPFHRALEIARNEGVKDLLYPLFVNDIGKFYKEEGQKLYEESDDEGHRSEQ; from the coding sequence ATGGGTATGCCCTCTGAGCAGCCAACACAAAACGAGGGACTTGCCTCTCCTTTTCAACCAGGAGGCTACGACATGAGTGCAATGATGCCTGAACCTTACGAGGACCAATACTATCATGAACAGCCCTTGATGAAATCTAAGGGCTCATGGTTGTCTGAAGATAGGAACTTTCAACTAAGTACCTCAATGGGTAAGTCATCGAGCTCTGAAACTACTCCTGTTACCCCGTCGTATAACTACGATAGTCATTCTCAGTGCTACTATGATAGTGTCTCGTCATTCAGGTTGCCGAATTCATCGAGTAGTTCAGTTAGCTCAAAAGCGAATCGCAAGATTATCAAGCCTCTCGTTGCCACAGTCTTTTGGGAAGAGGAAGATACGATTTGCTACCAGGTCAAAGCTAATGGATTTGTTGTCtcgagaaaagaaaaagataaTCTTGTCAACGGCACGAAGTTGCTCAATGTTACCGGTATGTCTCGAGGGCGAAGAGATGGAAttttgaaggtggagaaaGGCAGAAAAGTAATCCGGAACGGTTCAATGAATCTTAAAGGTGTCTGGATTCCATTTCACCGGGCGTTAGAAATAGCTAGAAACGAGGGTGTGAAGGATCTCTTATACCCGTTGTTTGTTAATGACATTGGCAAGTTTTATAAAGAGGAGGGCCAAAAGCTTTACGAGGAGCTGGATGATGAGGGCCATCGCTCTGAGCAGTAA
- the GSP1 gene encoding Ran GTPase: MATQEVPTFKLVLVGDGGTGKTTFVKRHLTGEFEKKYIATLGVEVHPLGFHTNYGELKFDVWDTAGQEKFGGLRDGYYINGQCGIIMFDVTSRITYKNVPNWHRDLVRVCENIPIVLCGNKVDVKERKVKARTITFHRKKNLQYYDISAKSNYNFEKPFLWLARKLVGNPQLEFVASPALAPPEVQVDADLMQKYQQEMEQATALPLPDEDDADL, from the coding sequence ATGGCTACTCAAGAGGTCCCAACATTTAAATTGGTACTCGTCGGCGACGGTGGTACCGGTAAAACCACCTTTGTCAAGAGACATTTGACTGGtgagtttgagaaaaagTACATTGCTACTTTGGGTGTTGAGGTGCACCCATTGGGCTTCCACACCAACTACGGTGAGTTGAAGTTCGATGTCTGGGACACTGCCGGCCAGGAGAAGTTTGGTGGCTTGAGAGACGGTTACTACATCAACGGTCAGTGTGGTATTATCATGTTCGATGTCACCTCTAGAATCACTTACAAGAATGTGCCAAACTGGCACAGAGACTTGGTGAGAGTGTGTGAGAACATTCCAATTGTCTTGTGTGGTAACAAGGTTGATGTCAAGGAGCGTAAGGTGAAGGCTAGAACCATCACTTTCcacagaaagaagaacttgCAGTACTACGACATCTCCGCCAAGTCCAACTACAACTTCGAGAAGCCCTTCCTTTGGTTGGCCAGAAAGTTGGTTGGTAACCCTCAATTGGAATTTGTTGCCTCCCCTGCCTTGGCTCCTCCAGAGGTTCAGGTCGATGCTGACTTGATGCAGAAATACCAACAGGAGATGGAACAGGCTACTGCCTTGCCATTGcctgatgaagatgacgcTGACTTGTAA